One part of the Symphalangus syndactylus isolate Jambi chromosome 1, NHGRI_mSymSyn1-v2.1_pri, whole genome shotgun sequence genome encodes these proteins:
- the LOC129489929 gene encoding olfactory receptor 8K3, with translation MEQHNLTTVNEFILTGITNIAELQAPLFALFLMIYVISVMGNLGIIVLTKSDSRLQTPMYFFLRHLALMDLGYSTTVGPKMLVNFVVDKNIISYYFCATQLAFFLVFIGSELFILSAMSYDRYVAICNPLLYTVIMSRRVCQVLVAIPYLYCTFISLLVTIKIFTLSFCGYNVISHFYCDSLPLLPLLCSNTHEIELIILIFAAIDLISSLLIVLLSYLLILVAILRMNSAGRQKAFSTCGAHLTVVIVFYGTLLFMYVQPKSSHSFDTDKVASIFYTLVIPMLNPLIYSLQNKDVKYALRRTWNNLCNIFV, from the coding sequence ATGGAACAACACAATCTAACAACGGTGAATGAATTCATTCTTACAGGAATCACAAATATCGCTGAGCTGCAGGCACCATTATTTGCGTTGTTCCTCATGATCTATGTGATCTCAGTGATGGGCAATTTGGGCATAATCGTCCTCACCAAGTCGGACTCCAGGTTGCAAACCCCTATGTACTTTTTTCTCAGACATCTGGCTCTCATGGATCTTGGTTATTCAACAACTGTGGGACCCAAAATGTTAGTAAATTTTGTTGTGGATAAGAAtataatttcttattatttttgtgcAACACAGTTAGCTTTCTTTCTTGTGTTCATTGGTAGTGAACTTTTTATTCTCTCAGCCATGTCCTACGACCGCTATGTGGCCATCTGTAACCCTCTGCTATACACAGTAATCATGTCACGAAGGGTATGTCAGGTGCTGGTTGCAATCCCTTACCTCTACTGCACATTCATTTCTCTTCTAGTCACCATAAAGATTTTTACTCTATCTTTCTGTGGCTACAATGTCATTAGTCATTTCTACTGTGACAGTCTCCCTTTGTTACCTTTGCTCTGCTCAAATACGCATGAAATTGAATTGATAATTCTGATCTTCGCAGCTATTGATTTGATTTCATCTCTTCTGATAGTTCTTTTATCTTACCTGCTCATCCTCGTAGCCATTCTCAGGATGAATTCTGCTGGCAGACAAAAGGCTTTTTCTACCTGTGGAGCCCACCTGACAGTGGTCATAGTGTTCTATGGGACTTTGCTTTTCATGTACGTGCAGCCCAAGTCCAGTCATTCCTTTGACACTGATAAAGTGGCTTCTATATTTTACACCCTGGTTATCCCCATGTTGAATCCCTTGATCTATAGTTTACAAAACAAAGATGTAAAATATGCCCTACGAAGGACATGGAATAacttatgtaatatttttgtttaa